Proteins encoded within one genomic window of Microbacterium sp. LKL04:
- a CDS encoding FAD-dependent oxidoreductase: MSSLWKQNPSETAGTPFDPDARHDVVVIGAGLTGLATAYELARSGVDVALLERGGVGELASGSNTGKVSLLQGTTLSSLRSGHPASLVRAYVDANRDGFAWMTDTAERLGVPLTSRTAYTYAQAGEGRRSVAQEYEAAREAGLAVRLVGEDELRAAAVPMTAAVALDDQRAIDPMRMLAALADAFVAAGGTLHLGVEVSGVKVFPEPRVETDQGTVFASRVVVATGIPILDRGLYWAKVSGMRSACVSFTLTAPLPDGMYLSADEPTRSVRTVLPEDGPADVAQIVVGGAGHPVGRAESERAMLDELSRWAQQTLPVGEETHRWSAQDYTSHNRIPFIGTMPRSLGRVRFATGYAKWGLTNAPAAALRIVSELRGEKMSERPRWMTQIGTRLTMPADIAQGALENAKVGLAAAKGWAGAETEAVPVPQPAEGEGVVAQRAGRPVAISTTGGETRAVSAVCPHLGGILEWNDLECTWDCPLHASRFTASGERIEGPATRGLRPVD, from the coding sequence ATGTCCTCCCTGTGGAAGCAGAATCCGTCCGAGACCGCCGGCACCCCGTTCGACCCCGATGCGCGTCACGATGTCGTCGTGATCGGCGCCGGCCTTACCGGCCTGGCGACGGCGTACGAACTGGCGCGGTCCGGGGTCGACGTCGCCCTCCTCGAGCGCGGCGGTGTCGGCGAGCTGGCCTCGGGGTCCAACACGGGCAAGGTGTCGCTCCTGCAGGGCACGACGCTCTCGTCGCTGCGGTCGGGGCACCCGGCATCCCTCGTCCGCGCCTACGTCGACGCCAACCGCGACGGCTTCGCGTGGATGACGGATACCGCAGAGCGGCTCGGTGTCCCGCTCACCTCGCGGACCGCCTACACCTACGCCCAGGCCGGCGAGGGACGGCGTTCCGTTGCGCAGGAATACGAGGCGGCCCGCGAGGCAGGGCTCGCCGTACGTCTCGTCGGCGAGGACGAGCTGCGCGCCGCGGCCGTGCCCATGACGGCCGCCGTCGCGCTAGACGATCAGCGGGCGATCGATCCGATGCGGATGCTCGCGGCGCTCGCCGACGCGTTCGTCGCCGCCGGCGGCACGCTCCACCTGGGCGTCGAGGTCAGTGGCGTGAAGGTCTTCCCCGAGCCGCGCGTCGAGACCGACCAGGGGACGGTGTTCGCCTCGCGCGTCGTGGTGGCCACCGGCATCCCGATCCTCGATCGCGGGCTCTACTGGGCCAAGGTGAGCGGGATGCGGTCCGCCTGCGTCTCGTTCACCCTCACCGCGCCGCTGCCGGACGGCATGTACCTCTCGGCCGACGAGCCGACGCGCTCGGTGCGCACGGTCCTCCCCGAGGACGGCCCGGCGGACGTCGCGCAGATCGTCGTCGGAGGCGCGGGCCACCCCGTCGGGCGTGCCGAGTCGGAGCGGGCGATGCTCGACGAGCTGTCTCGCTGGGCGCAGCAGACGCTGCCGGTGGGGGAGGAGACCCACCGCTGGTCGGCGCAGGACTATACGTCCCACAACCGGATCCCCTTCATCGGCACCATGCCGCGGTCGCTCGGACGGGTCCGCTTCGCGACGGGCTACGCGAAGTGGGGGCTCACGAACGCGCCGGCGGCGGCGCTGCGCATCGTCAGCGAGCTGCGCGGCGAGAAGATGAGCGAACGTCCGCGGTGGATGACGCAGATCGGCACTCGTCTCACGATGCCGGCGGACATCGCTCAGGGCGCTCTCGAGAACGCGAAGGTCGGCCTCGCCGCGGCGAAGGGGTGGGCGGGAGCGGAGACCGAGGCCGTTCCCGTGCCGCAGCCCGCCGAGGGGGAGGGTGTCGTCGCGCAGCGTGCGGGCCGTCCGGTCGCCATCTCGACCACCGGCGGCGAGACGCGCGCCGTGAGCGCCGTCTGCCCGCACCTCGGCGGCATCCTGGAGTGGAACGACCTCGAGTGCACGTGGGACTGCCCCCTGCACGCGTCGCGGTTCACGGCATCCGGCGAACGCATCGAAGGTCCCGCGACACGAGGGCTTCGACCGGTCGACTGA
- a CDS encoding TetR/AcrR family transcriptional regulator — protein MADDLRPTGSTVVAAALALFAEHGYEQTSVEQIAQSAGVSRSTFFRQFGGKDDVVFADHELLLDRLRAYLTETHENPWAAVCEASVQIFRHFASDPEVARRRYAVVRQVPSLRDREIVTVFRYERVFDEYLRRSVPGLDPVDAVAFAASVTAVHNHVLRRLLRGSTRVPAAVLETAYDELLRRFGVHPDPEPAADDDIVVATFPRRMPPAEVARRLGALRD, from the coding sequence ATGGCCGACGACCTCCGTCCCACGGGCAGCACAGTGGTGGCCGCCGCGCTCGCGCTGTTCGCGGAGCACGGCTACGAGCAGACCTCGGTCGAGCAGATCGCCCAGTCCGCAGGGGTGTCCCGCTCGACGTTCTTCCGCCAGTTCGGCGGCAAGGACGACGTCGTCTTCGCCGACCACGAGCTGCTGCTCGACCGACTGCGCGCCTACCTCACCGAGACGCACGAGAACCCCTGGGCGGCGGTGTGCGAGGCGTCGGTGCAGATCTTCCGGCACTTCGCGTCGGATCCCGAGGTCGCTCGCCGCCGGTACGCCGTCGTCCGGCAGGTGCCGTCGCTGCGCGACCGCGAGATCGTCACGGTCTTCCGCTACGAGCGCGTCTTCGACGAGTACCTGCGCCGCTCGGTCCCGGGGCTCGATCCCGTCGACGCGGTGGCGTTCGCCGCCTCCGTGACCGCCGTGCACAATCACGTCCTGCGCCGCCTGCTGCGCGGTTCCACGCGAGTTCCCGCCGCCGTCCTCGAGACCGCCTACGACGAGCTGCTGCGCCGCTTCGGCGTGCACCCCGATCCGGAACCCGCGGCGGACGACGACATCGTCGTGGCGACCTTCCCCCGGCGGATGCCGCCCGCCGAGGTCGCCCGTCGGCTCGGCGCTCTGCGCGACTGA
- a CDS encoding acyl-CoA dehydrogenase family protein, which yields MTTDLPGGASGRYDVLGRLDTDYYAVFADIPDADRDVWERTQGFVDEVGDRMRDAWDTAEYPLDIARRFGELDLLNDGVDHPRLTHFTPLAAGLVNMEISRGDGSLGTVLAVQGGLALRTLALFGSDAQQERWLTPVARFEVPAAFALTEPDHGSDSVSLETVARRDGDEWVLRGAKKWIGNGASGGITFVWARVDDEGDEHHGNVRCFLVEQDRPGYTGTVIAGKASLRGIHQAHIALDDVRVPADAVLPGTRTFKDASTVLYATRSGVAWSALGHATACYEAALQYAQQRVQFGKPLARFQMVQERLAHMLEDLTAMQLYCRRLADLEAAGGLRPTQASLAKFHNTRAARRVAATARDLLGGNGILLENGVMQHMADIEAIHTYEGTESVQALLLGRDITGVGAFA from the coding sequence ATGACCACTGACCTGCCCGGCGGCGCGTCCGGCCGCTACGACGTGCTCGGCCGCCTCGACACCGATTACTACGCCGTCTTCGCCGACATCCCCGATGCGGACCGCGACGTGTGGGAGCGGACGCAGGGCTTCGTGGACGAGGTCGGCGACCGGATGCGGGACGCGTGGGACACCGCCGAGTACCCGCTCGATATCGCCCGGCGCTTCGGCGAACTCGACCTGCTGAACGACGGCGTCGACCACCCGCGGCTGACGCACTTCACGCCGCTGGCTGCGGGCCTCGTGAACATGGAGATCTCGCGCGGGGACGGCTCACTCGGCACGGTCCTCGCCGTCCAGGGCGGTCTCGCCCTGCGCACGCTCGCCCTGTTCGGCAGCGACGCGCAGCAGGAGCGCTGGCTGACCCCGGTGGCCCGCTTCGAGGTACCGGCCGCCTTCGCGCTCACCGAGCCCGACCACGGTTCGGACTCGGTCTCGCTCGAGACCGTCGCGCGCCGCGACGGCGACGAGTGGGTGCTGCGCGGCGCGAAGAAGTGGATCGGCAACGGCGCATCCGGCGGCATCACCTTCGTCTGGGCCCGTGTCGACGACGAGGGCGACGAGCACCACGGCAATGTCCGCTGCTTCCTCGTCGAGCAGGACCGCCCCGGCTACACCGGCACCGTCATCGCGGGAAAGGCGTCGTTGCGCGGCATCCATCAGGCTCACATCGCCCTCGACGACGTCCGCGTCCCCGCCGACGCGGTCCTTCCCGGCACCCGGACGTTCAAGGATGCCTCCACCGTCCTCTACGCGACCCGTTCCGGAGTCGCGTGGTCGGCGCTCGGCCACGCGACCGCCTGCTATGAGGCGGCACTGCAGTACGCGCAGCAGCGCGTGCAGTTCGGCAAGCCCCTCGCCCGCTTCCAGATGGTGCAGGAGCGCCTCGCGCACATGCTCGAAGACCTCACCGCGATGCAGCTGTACTGCCGTCGCCTCGCCGACCTCGAAGCGGCGGGCGGGCTGCGCCCGACGCAGGCGTCGCTCGCGAAGTTCCACAACACGCGCGCCGCGCGGCGCGTCGCCGCAACGGCGCGCGACCTGCTGGGCGGCAACGGCATCCTCCTCGAGAACGGCGTCATGCAGCACATGGCCGACATCGAGGCGATCCACACGTACGAGGGCACCGAGTCGGTGCAGGCGCTGCTGCTCGGCCGCGACATCACGGGCGTCGGCGCCTTCGCCTGA
- a CDS encoding ATP-dependent DNA ligase — protein MYEIPAPMLAKSVPAVPDPAGTTGGLLYEPKWDGFRALIGWDGAEVEIGSRGSKPLTRYFPELVDAISRLVPEPCLLDGEIVVADGEPGSQRLQWEHLSQRIHPAASRVAMLSETTPAMFVAFDLLARGDRDLRDEPFSTRRAQLEDLLRGVPHPIHLTRTTTDPALAEIWLAEFEGAGLDGVVAKPLALPYAPNKRTMFKIKHARTADVVAMGYRIHKSGQGVGSLLVGLHDGEGTLRQVGGVAAWSNARRLELIDELAPLVVRDEDGEAVTGESDRSRFAASKDTSFVRLRPERVLEVAYDQLEGDRFRHTVQFQRWRPDRDAASCRFDQLETVSAYDLADVLD, from the coding sequence ATGTACGAGATCCCCGCACCGATGCTCGCGAAGTCCGTCCCCGCCGTCCCCGATCCGGCGGGGACCACCGGCGGCCTGCTCTACGAACCGAAGTGGGACGGGTTCCGTGCGCTGATCGGGTGGGACGGCGCGGAGGTCGAGATCGGATCCCGCGGATCGAAGCCCCTCACCCGGTACTTCCCCGAGCTGGTCGACGCGATCTCGAGGCTTGTGCCCGAGCCGTGCCTGCTCGACGGTGAGATCGTCGTCGCCGACGGCGAGCCCGGGTCCCAGCGCCTGCAGTGGGAGCACCTGTCGCAGCGCATCCACCCCGCGGCATCCCGCGTCGCGATGCTCAGCGAGACCACACCGGCCATGTTCGTCGCCTTCGACCTGCTGGCTCGCGGCGACCGCGACCTCCGCGACGAGCCGTTCTCGACGCGGCGCGCCCAGCTCGAGGACCTGCTGCGCGGCGTGCCGCATCCGATCCACCTGACCCGGACGACGACGGACCCCGCTCTCGCCGAGATCTGGCTCGCCGAGTTCGAGGGCGCCGGTCTCGACGGCGTCGTGGCGAAGCCGCTCGCCCTTCCGTACGCACCCAACAAGCGCACGATGTTCAAGATCAAGCACGCGCGGACCGCCGATGTCGTCGCGATGGGCTACCGGATCCACAAGAGCGGTCAGGGGGTCGGGTCGCTCCTCGTCGGCCTTCACGACGGCGAGGGCACACTGCGCCAGGTCGGCGGCGTCGCCGCGTGGAGCAATGCGCGCCGGCTCGAGCTGATCGACGAGCTCGCGCCGCTCGTCGTCCGCGACGAGGACGGCGAGGCGGTGACAGGCGAGTCCGACCGGTCGCGCTTCGCGGCCTCGAAGGACACGTCCTTCGTGCGACTCCGTCCCGAACGCGTGCTCGAAGTCGCGTACGACCAGCTCGAGGGCGACCGGTTCCGCCACACCGTGCAG